The following is a genomic window from Saprospiraceae bacterium.
AGTGCAAAGGTAAGTTTAAAGCGTATTATTTTGTATGATTTAATGATTTTAAAAGCAATGTCGTTTAGTTGATGTGTTTTTACTTGTTTTTACCCATCCCTGCATCAAAGAATAGAAATGAAGTATTCAGGATTCTGTATTGGTAAATGCATTTCAGTTCAAGTCACTATTTCCTATTTTCATAATAAAAACTAATAAAAACCAAAAAAAAGAAAACTCTGGACAGAAAAGGAAGCCCTTAATGGATGTTAATCTGCCTTCTGCTTAGCTTTGTCTAATAAATTTACATTAGATAAGGTCAGTTGTCTTATCTTTGTTGAAAGTATTTTATCAAATTGACTTTAATGGTGCCCATTATAAAGCAGGAAATAGTCAAATGGTCCAAAAAGAAGGCCTTTTACCACGTGGTCTTCTGGGTATCTCTATTTGTGGTCAATCTTGTGGCCAGTATCCCACAGATGGGTTTTGCACTTGCATTTTTGACTGACATTGTCAATGTAGGTTTTTTTGCTGTCATAGTATATTTCAACCTTTTGTATCTTTTCCCCTGGTACCTGAAACACAAAAATCTTTGGTATCATTTTTTATCACTGGCTTTAGCATCATTGTTATTGATGCCGATCAAGACTGTATTGTTTTTAGGGGCTACTACAGGATATCCGGTGGCGCAGTATTCATACTATTCCAATCAATTTTTTATCTTTGTATCTACATTTTTTGCAGGAGCCAGCGCCACTATTTATCAGATTACCAATGAATGGTTGGTGCAGCAAAGAGATAAAAAACACCTTTAAAGTCAGAATCTTCAGTCTGAACTAAGGTTTCTTAAATCTCAGATCAATCCGCATTTTCTTTTTAATACGCTTAACAGCTTGTATGCATTGACACTTAAAAAATCGGATCTGGCACCTGAGATCGTCCTAAAATTGTCTGAAATGATGAGGTATATGCTGTATGAATGCAATGAAAAAGAGGTGCCATTGAGTAAAGAGATCAACTATATGCAAAACTATCTCGAGCTTGAAAAGTTACGGCACGGAAATAAAATGCTGATAGACTTAAAGATAAATGGTGAAATCGAAGATCAAAAAATTGCTCCACTCATGCTGATTCCTTTTATCGAAAACTCTTTTAAACATGGATTGAGTACTCAGGTGTCTCAGGGATTTGTGAATCTTGAGATGATGGTGCAGCACAGTGATCTGCATATGACACTTGAAAATAGTAAAGCACCGTCAATGCCTAAAATCAACGGTAAAAGATCCGGCGGAATCGGTCTTGCCAATGTCAAAAGGCGTATGATGATCCTGTATCCTGAAAAACATTCGCTTTCCATCAGCGAAAGCCCGAATACCTATAAAATCGAATTAGATTTGCAACTTACAAATTAACCATCTAAATTTTATTAAAAAGTAAAAATGATCAAAGCAATTATCGTAGATGACGAGCCTCTGGCTCTCGAAGTACTAGAGACATACATTTCAAGGATTCCGGAAATCCAATTGGTACAAAAGTGTGAAAATGCATTTGAAGCAAATGAAGCACTAAAAAATCATCAGATAGACTTGATGTTTCTTGATATCCAGATGCCCCAGTTGTCAGGGATAGAATTTCTAAAAACTCTGGCTAATCCACCTTGCGTTATTTTCACCACAGCTTATCCGGACTATGCTGTAGAAGGATTTGAGCTCAATGCTACAGATTATCTGCTCAAGCCTATCTCTCTTGAGAGATTCATGAAAGCGGTAAATAAAGTGTCCGAAAGATTGGGTGCAAAAAGAGGAGAATTTGATAATAATCATCACCAGGAAGGAGCAGAAGATTTCTTCTTTGTCAAAGCGGATAAAAAATTAGTTAAAATCAATTTTGATGACATCCTCTATATTGAAGGTCTCAAGGACTATGTAATCATAAGGCAGGAAACAGGAAGGGTGATCACTTTACAAACCATGAAGAGTCTTGAAGATCGATTGCCTGATGCTAAGTTCAAAAGAGTGCACAGGTCATTTATAGTCAATATCAAAAAGATCACCGCCATACTTGGTAATATGGTAGAACTCATAGAAGGTGGTAAAGTCAAACAACTTCCCATCGGCAAAAATTATAGGGATGAGCTTCTTGATATGATCAATGAAAATAAGCTGTAAGCTTAATTAATTGAATTCACTCCGAAAATTTTTTAATGAACAGATTTAAATGATTTCTACTACATTGATAATCAAACGTTTCCCTTTAGGGGAAGGGTAAAAAACGTTTGATTATCATAAAATATTTGTTTTCGGAGTAGACTCATCCAAATGCGATTGTCAAAACTCAAAACAGCCTAAATCCGGAGTGGATTTGCGGGCTTTATTCAGGATGTCAACCGGTACCTGAGAAAGAAATTTTCCTTTACTCAGTGCAACAGACATTGTATCCAGACGGTAGTCTCCTGTATTTCTTTTGAGAAAGAGTTTGTCGGTATTTTTTAAATTTACGCACGAAAGACAATTATCAAAAAAATCAGGATGATTTTTGGGAAGCAGCAATTCATCAACTTTTACGGCACAATTTGAAAATTTGTATTTAAACTGATTTTTGGGACCTACCCGAACGAGACCAATTTCGTCCCTGTCTGAACCGGCAAATATACAATTGGTAAAGTCAGCATTCAGTCTGTAGACTCTTGCACCCTCCGTGCATAGAGGATCAGAGCAGTAAAAATCAGTTAGGACTACCGATTCATTCTGACCTTCATAACTTCCTACTGAACAATAGTTGAAAGTATAGTTGCCGCCATAAGTCAGCTGGATACTGTAATTACTATTGTCATACATGAGACAATTTTCACCATATATGCTGGCGTGCCTGCCTATGACTGCCGGGCCGCCTGTATTGTAGATCCTGCAGGAGTGTAGAGATACATCCGACATCGAATCAGCTCTGATTCCAATGATGGAATTCTTGATTATGGTATGTGTGAGTTTGTTATTTCTGCTATGATACCAAAATAGTAATCCTACCCATTGAGATTTGACATCTTCATATTCTTTTTCCAATCTTGCTCCCTGGATGATGACTGGCCGGTCAACAGTACCTTTAGATTCGAGTTTACCATTTTGATTGAATACAATGAGTCCGTCATTATATGCTGACGAAGAATCCCGCACTATGCCACCATGTACATAAATACGACATCCCGGCGGCAGCACCAGTGTACAGCTATCAACTATTAGTATGCCATAAATCACATAAGGTTTCGGGTCATTCCATACCCTTTGACCGAAATTGCATGAAAGTAAAGCACCCTTACCTCTTCCGCTTGTTGAAGGAACGTAGTTGGCATTCTGACCCCACGCTTCGAGATATAGTTTTTGGGTATTGCCATTGACGCTGATGTCCAGATAGTCTTCTATGACAAACGGAGAGATGCTGAGTGGTTGATTGGGGTCTATGGTGGTCTCGACAAAGATGTAGATACTGTCCCGGCTTCCGATTTCAATGTTTTTTACGACGGGGCCTTTTATACCATCTGCATTGATCCTGAAAAACCTGTTATTTTGATTTTTTAAAGTCACATCCACCTTGATAGGTTGGTCTTTGGGATTATATACTTTTACGGATCTTGTGGCAGATCCCAGACTTGTAAATACCGTATCAAATCGCAAGGTATCGACCGAAAACCGCAGTTTTACATCATTGTTTTCATAATAGTCATCTTTTCGGCAAGCCGTAATGCTGAAAATAACACCAAATAAAATAATACCTAACAGTTTATTGATATTCACAATATACAAAGTTTCTACATTTACAGAAAGGAGTATGGTTCAATTTTTTTCACTTGAGGCAAATTGAAACATTTTAAACATACTTTAAACGCAGGATTATCAATTTTATTCCTGTTTAGGAAAAAAAAATGTTTTGCTTTAAAACTGATAGATGTGATGAGTCAACTCACGGTTTCTTCTTCCTTGTCTTCAAAACCCTGTCCGGTATCTAATGAAATCAAAGTAAGGTTTGATACTATAACAAAGAAATAAATTTTTGGATGTCACTTTATAAAGGTTAACGTTATAGCGAATAGAAAATTTTTTGTAATAATTTTAAATCATAATTTATTGTAAATTAAATAATTATGATTTTGAATTTTTGCAATCAATTTTCTTTTTGGTATAGTTAAACTCATTTTTCTATTTTTGCAGGATTATAGTGCTTATTTTATCAGGAAGGTAATATATGTTTGCATTTTAAGGAAAAAAAAACAATGTTATGTCCGCTGAGGATATCATTAAAGATTTAAAATCCGGAGTCATAAGTCCTATGTATTTATTGCATGGTGAGGAATGGTACTATATAGATATAGTGGTAAATTATGTAGAAGATCACTTACTATCTGATATGGAAAAAGCTTTTAATCAAGTGGTAATATATGGAAAAGATGCCAACGTAACAGCAATCATAGATGAAGCCAGACAATATCCCATGATGTCCACAAAAAGGGTCATCCTGCTAAAGGAGGCTCAACAAATGAAGGGAATTTCAGAGTTGCTTCCTTATGCTGAGAAGCCAGTAGGCACTACTGTGTTGGTCATTTGTTATAAATACGGGAAACTCGATAAAAGAACAAAATTTTATAAAGCACTTGAAAGTAATGGCGTAATATTTGAATCAAAAAAAATATACGATAATCAGGTAGCATCGTGGGTTCGTGACTTTTTAAAAGCAGGTGGATATACAGCTGCTGACGGTGTACACGAACTTGTTGCCGAATACCTTGGCTCTGATTTGTCCAAAGTGAGTAATGAACTGACCAAGCTGATGCTGAATGTACCCAAGTCAAGGCAAATTACCATGGATGATGTGCGGGATGTGATCGGTATAAGCAAAGAATTTGACGTGTTCGAATTGCAAAAGATGCTTGGAGAAAGGAATTTTGCTAAAGCAACTCAAATTATAAAATATCTTTCTGACAATCAAGGTCCCAATCCTGCTGTGGTCATCATAACCAATTTATTTGGATATTTCAATAAAGTCATGATCACTCATCAGCATGGAGCAAAAAGTGATCAGGAACTATCAAAACTGACAGGAATAAACCCATTTTTTCTCAAAGAGTATCGGCAGGCAGCAAAAAACTATTCAAAAAATCAGCTGGTTTCAATTTTTAAAGCTTTAAAAAATGCAGATAAAGCATCAAAAGGTATTGGCAATAGAAGGAATGATGTGTCTTCTATTTACAAAGATTTTTTGATATCCTGCATGACAGCATAAAAAAAAGGAGTCGATGACTCCTTTTGATTTTTACATTTTTAGATTATTATCTTTGAGATTATCCCAACATTTATATTAAGTAAAAGATTGAATTACATCAGTATAAGACTGGATTTCAGCTTCTCATTACAAAGTTATAATGTAAAATGAAGATTATACTCCTATGTTTTGTGCTTCCGCTATGATTCTCTTTGCAAGATTCATAATTTTATCATCATCAAGATGCACAATGCCACCTTCAGGCCCGGGTTCGATATGGCATCCTACTACCTGTCCATTCTGATATTTTTTTGCCCCAAAATAATTACGTACAGTTTGCTCTTCTATACTTAGTTCTGATGCAATCCTGCTTACACTACCTGTAGGCAAGGCGTGCTTGATTCTTCTTAGTTCTTCAAATGTGATATTCATGTCTGAAAGAATTTTGTGTTATTAAATAAAATATTATGAATCCGAAAAATACAAATTTGTTTGAGACTTTATATTTTTAGTTAACAAAAAATTTACAAATTTGTTAAAAGTTATCCTTTTTCCGTTGATTCAAAAAATGAAATATGGTTTGAAAATCCAGCTCTCATTCATAACCATAAGATAATTCAGAAAAAAACTTATATTTTCTTGAAAGAAGCGAGTGCGTTTTTAATACGAGAAACTGCTTCAATCAAGTCCGCATCTGATGCTGCATATGATAATCTGATACATTGATCATTACCAAAAGCAGCACCTGAAACTGTACCTACATGGGCTTCAGTAAGCATAGCTTCCGAAAAATCATCCGCATCTTTGATAGTTACTGTGCCATTTGTGGTTCCGAAATAGTGACTTATATCAGGAAACACATAAAATGCACCTTGAGGTTGATTTACTTTAAGCCCGGGGACTTCCTTAAGTTTGCTTATGATCAGGTCTCTTCTTCTTAAAAATGCTTCTTTCATGGCTAATGCCTCAGATTTTTCTGTTCTCAAGGCAACTGCGGCAGCTTCTTGACTAAATGAAGCAGCACCCGATGTTACCTGACCTTGTACTTTGTTGCAGGCATCGGCGAGCCATTTCGGCCCACCCATATATCCCAATCTCCATCCTGTCATTGAAAACCCTTTTGAAAATCCATTGACCGTAGCTGTCAGGTCTTTTGTCTTATCAAATGCTCCTATACTTGCGTGTTTGCCGGTGAAGTTGATATATTCATAAATTTCATCGGCTATGATCAAAATGTTTCCGTTTTCACTGATAACATCAGCAATCTCTGCCAGTTCATCATAGGTGTATACAGAACCGGTAGGGTTGCATGGAGAAGAAAAAATAAGTAGTTTTGTTTTTTCTGTGATAGCATCCCTGATCTGTGCTGCTTTAACTTTAAAGTCATCTTCTATCCCTGCACTGACCACTACAGGAACGCCTCCGGCAAATTTTACAATTTCGACATATGAAACCCAATAAGGAGCCAATATGATCGCTTCATCCCCTTCATCGAGGGTGGCTAAGCATATATTGGCTATACTTTGCTTTGCTCCATTAGAAACAACAATTTGCGCAGGTTCAAAGTGCAGGTTATTTTCAGTTTTAAATTTATCACATATGGCTTTTCTGAGCTCCATTGTACCTGGTACAGGGGTATATTTAGTATTTCCTTTTTTCAGTGCCTGATATGCTGCTTCTTTGATAAATTCCGGAGTGTCAAAATCCGGCTCTCCAAGGCTAAGGCTTATGACACTTACTCCTTTGGCAGCGAGATCTCTTGCTTTTTGTGCCATTCTGATGGTAGCAGATTCTTCCATTGCCTGAACCTTATCAGACAACATTTTTAATGGATTAATGCTCATTTTGTTTAAAATTCTATTTGTTTACTAAAGAGTATGTTTAAACTTTTATCATTTGGCTCCAAGTGGCAAATTTAATTTTATCCAGCGTTATATTTTTCGCAGTAGCTTCCGGCTACGACTGCAAAATATGCCTTGTCCAAAATTAAATTTTATCACTTTCGCTCAAACATAAAAATTTAAACATACTCTAATCAGGACAAAGGTAAACAAAATATTATTTGTTAAAACTTAAATTGTCGTTTTTGTATGATTAACGAATTACGCCTATTAGCTAAAGCTCTTCATTCTCTTAATAGCCTGTCATGCAATAGTTTTAAACGATCCATACAAATTCTTCTATCTTTAAGGACCTGAATACATTGTTATCAAATGATTCGATCAAATGTCTCTTCAGTATTTACTTCAAATAACTGTTTCAGAGTTGCCAATCTGTTTTCTGCCATTTGATCAAAAATGATTCTAATGCTCCTGATGGTATCTGTCGTGCAAAACTTTCTGGCCATATCAGGATTGGAAATCCCGGAACCATCCCTGAATTTATATACCTGTTCTAATAGATTTTTTTCAAATTTGATGCTTATTTTTTCATTCATTTTAAATACTGTGACCTTTATCTCATCAGCATTAAATTCATCAATTATCCTCACTATAATGGTATTTTTTAATAATATTTTCTGAAAAGAAGCAATACAACTTATACAAATCAGGATGCTTTTCTAATTTAATAAGATGTCTCATTATGGTTTGATTGTCATTTCTGACGGCAGGGCCTGTTTGATTATTCTCAGGAATATCGATAGTAAGTTTTTCAGCAGTTTCTTTGATCAGTGGTATCAATAAGTCAAACCTTATATCTTCTTGCTTACAATAGTCATATGTGAGCCTGAAGAGATGATTGGCAAAATTATTGACCAAAACAGCTGCCAGGTGCAATTTTTCCTTTCTTTCATCATCAATCCAGGTAAAATCATTGGAAATCTGATCGGCAAGTTCGAGCAACCAAAGTTTGACATATTCATTTGACGCGGTTATCACAAAAGGTATTTCATTGGTTACTACCTGGGACTCTCTTTTTAAAGATTGAAGTGGCCACAAGCAACCGTAATTGGCGGAGTAAGGACTAAGTATGGACGATGGGGTTGCACCGGAAGTGTGGGTAAGTATTTGACTGTCCCTGAGCTGAAATGGTATCGAATCTGCCACTTCAAGTATAGCATCATCATTTACGCACAACAAGTACAAATCAGCATGCGGATCTAATTGTTTTATATCAGAAATATATGCTCCAATATCCAGATGACTATAATAGGTCTTATCATTTGCATTTCTGCCATAAACCTGTTTCAAATTGTAACCAGCGAATACTATGCATTCTGCAAGGTGCCAGGCTACATTACCAGAACCGATGATGACGATGTTGTCCAACATAGATTAGTTATAGTGTTTTTTGTTTGAACCTATACCATGCCGCCATAAATAATCCTATCATCATAAAAATACTGCCTGCCCAAAACAAATTTATGCCCGGGAAAATGGTAGCTTGCAAAATCAGGTAATCGGTACGGGGAACATCAGTGGCTATATCCAGGATAGCGTTGGAAACACTGCGATTATCTTTAGCGATTTTAAATGTAAATTCTTCTGCTGCAGGATTGATATTGCTGAAACGAATATGAAGACCTGATTGATTATCATAGTGTTTTATACTCATCGGTACATTCTTTTTGATGACATACAGTGGTCTTGCTTCTGAAATGTAATCCTGTCCTTGAATTGATAGAATGGCCGCAATGGCTATATCTTTTTCTTCGGGTTGATAGTTGGGGTGTTGAGGGTTTTTATCAAATCCGTTTAAGGATATAGTATATCCATTTGTTTGAATTGCTCCTCCGGATTTGATGGTATACTCCTTGTAGTTGAGCAAATCATCTGAAGTAAATCCGTTATCAAACATTTTTTCATTGAGTTTTATTTTGATACCAGCTTCCGGAAATGATGCTGGATAGTTATACATGAGGGCTCCATCCATACCTAAAGCTGCCTGTCCTACATACATAGAATCAGTTTCTTGGTCATGAATTCTGAGATTTACTGCTATTCCGGCATCATGACGGTGTTTTTTGTATTCATCCTGGTCAGGAGAAAAAGTGATACTCTCGGCTTTGATAGAATACCCTTTCAGTTGGATAGTGTCCCTTAAAGGGATAGTGTGTAAAACAAATTTCAACGAATCTTCTATCTTCTTAGCTTCTTCTGAGCTTTGTAATGATGGAGGAAGACCCACTACACATGTGAAAATATCTTTGTGCAAATAGTGTTTGGTACTTGGGTTGAAAGCCGCCACTTTGCTGAAATCATTGGAATACTGAGCATTGGGATAAAGATTTATTTCATCGATGATCTCCAGGCTGTCATTCAGCTTCTTAAAATTTATAGTATATTTTCTTTCTCTACCTATCAATGTGTCTGAAACATATGTCATGAAGTATCCCTGTGAAAAAAGAGGACGTCCTTTGATGAGCTGCACATATTTTTCAAGGTCTTCATCTGCAAACATGCCTTTAAACACAAAGGGATTGGATGAAATAAATTTTTGATTTAACCCACTTGCCAGGATGCCTATCAGCATCATTCCGAAACCAAAATGCGCTATACCTGACCATGCCAATTTCAAATTGCCTTTAACCACATTAATGATGTAATCAGCGTTGGCGATAATAGCAAACAGCCCTGAAAAACACAATACAAAGTACTGCCAGCTATACAATTTTATCCATAAAGTAATCATCCACGTAAGAATGGCTGAGATACCGGCAATAATTACAAGCCTGGTGAAAACTCTCTTTTCTATATTGGCCCAATTGTTGGCATTATATCTTAAAAACATTGCAATGGACGAAAGTACCGCCACAAATACCCCAATCCACATCTGATATTTATTGTAATGACCTATGGCATCCTTGATGACCTTACCTTCATAAGCCGGATTGAAGTAAGTCATGATTTTGTTGAAAACAGGAAGTGATGTCGAAGATGAAATTAAAATAGCACTGAATAATAGAACTAATGAACCAATAAACATCCAAAACTCCCTCGAAGATAATTCTTCTTCATTTTCGGGATTTTTTATTTTTTTGTAATTGGTCAGCAGTAATGTAAACCCAGGTATGGCAAAAACAGCCATAATACCGATCAACTGCCACTCCAGTCCCATCTCAGTAAAAGCATGTGCTGATGTGTCACCTAATACTCCGCTGCGCGTCAGAAATGTAGAATACAATATAAGTATAAAAGTAATGATATAGAAAAAATACACCGACCTCCCGGCATATCCTGTATTTTTGTTGATTAAATGCACATGAATACCTGCTATTAATGTGATCCATGGCACCAGAGATGCATTTTCTACAGGATCCCATGCCCAGTATCCTCCAAATGAAAGTGCTACATACGCCCAAAGACTTCCCATCAATAATCCTGTACCATGGATTCCGGCAGAAAACAATGCCCAAGGTAAGGCTGGCTTCAACCATTCCTTATGATCCTTGGTCCAAAGACCGGCAAATGCAAACGCAAACGGAACAATAGTAGATGCAAAACCTAAAAACACAGTCGGCGGATGTATAGTCATCCAGTAATTCTGCAATAGTGGGTTCATACCTCTTCCTTTGATCAGGCTGAGGTAGTCAGCATTGGCAAATATCGGGGCGTCATTCATGTGACGAAGCAGGGTAGTGGGGTTGCTACCTATTTTTATTGCCTCGTCGCCCCAGGGGATTTGTATGCCCAACAACATTGACATAAGAATCGCTTCTGCCAAAGCTATAGTAAATAACACTGGTCCTTCTAATTTCCCTGCGAACCGTATAAGTAGAAAACCGAGTATGACATGCCAGAACATCCATAACATGAAACTGCCTTCCTGACCTTCCCAAAAAGCAGAAAGTATATATTTTAATGGCAAATCTTCTGAGACGTGATCAAATACATACGAATACTCATACATATGATGATACATCGCATAAAATATTGTCCCCATTAATACAAATAATGAAACACCATGCGTAATAAAAGCATAGCGTCCTATTTTGTCCCAACTATTCTGATGATGTGTATTTTTTACACCTGAAAAATAGGCAATTGCCGACAATAATGCAGATGTAAAAGAAAGGATAATAAGAAAGTGGCCTAGTTTTCCCACCCACAAATGTTCACCTATATACTGGACTTCATTCATAAATTACATGTTGATCTCTGGTTATTTAGTTGAAGAATTTAGAGAAATCGAAATTCTTCATAGCGTATGGGGTGTTTACTGGCCCTTAATGGCTATCTCTTCATCTTTGTACTTGGAAGGACATTTCATTAGTATTTCATGAGCTTCGAATACATCATCTTTCATTTTGCCGGTAACGACTATCTGTTCTGACATTTCAAAGTCCTGAGGTTTAGGTTTATTTAAAACAACCTGTTTGAGCTGGCCTTCGCTGTCTTTCATAAAAAATGAAAATTCATTGGGTTTGTTTTGGGGATCATATACCATAGGTTTGTCTTTGGCAAGTTGGCCTACGATTTTAGAAGACTGTCCGGACTTTGCCGCTATACTAAAACTGGCATAAGTACTTACATCTTTTGATACACTGGTGAATACTATGATTCCTAATACAATAAATGCAAGGGCGATGATTATATTTTTATTCATTATGATAAGCTTGAAAAGAAATGCAAATTTACATATTAAATGACAAACCTATGTACTGGGTTCATTTTTTTAACTATAAAGTAGTGAATAGCTTGTTAAAGTTACTTTCCTTTTCATACTTGGTCTATTCCAAAGTTCTGAATAGGTAGTTGTAAAGGAAATAACTCAAAAATCCTGTCAAAGTTTTAGCTATCAAATCCTAAATATCAAAAGTCCCAGTAAAAAATTGACAGTTTTGTACCTTGAAAATTTTTAGTTATTTATTTCACTCATGAAGTCAGATATAATCATCACTAATCAATGAATGATCCAAAATAATGTATGGTTTTACCATTAAAGTCGAAATTCTTTTAAGGAAAAATACACTCATTTTTCAAACAAAAAAGAATAATGCAAGCATTACTACCTGACTTTAATTCTTACTCCTTCACTATGACTTTTGAATTCAGGTGCATACATAGACTCAATAGTGGTAATACCAGCTGAAAAATCTCCTTTGTGCACACATATCACCGGGTATTCAAATACAAAAGTTCCTTTTGGGAGGTAGTTGAAGTAAAAATGCGACGCCATATCTTTAGTTGTTTCATAATAACCTAACTGGCCCTGGTATTTGTATTGAGAAATAATATTTTCCGGCTCAAATCCACTGGCTCTCATATCCTTCATATGCACATATTCCATATCCCTGTCTACTCTTAATTCAATGCGGACTTTTATTCTGTCACCTGGCTGAAGGCCGGTAGCGGAGGTGATTTCTTCAATTTTATCCCCTTTTGATGTTTTTATGACTTTGTAAAGCTTTTTGTTTAGTTTTAAAGGAGTGTCTGAAAAAGATTTTATCTTATCTGCTTGTTCAAAATACTGATAGTACGCCGCTCCCCAGGCAATAGATTTATTCTGGTTGCTAACTTTTATTGTTGCCAAATCTTTTGTGATATTTTCAGGTGTATAGGTTTTTTTAAGATAACCTGTTCCTGCTTCAACACTTGATACTTCAGCTTTTAGATTGTCTTTTCCTACCGAGAGTTGTGGAGTATTGTTTTCAGTGATCCAGGTTGAAATTCCCGCTTTTTCTCCTTTAACCAATAAAGCATAAATGGCTGATGCTGTGGACTTTGATGTTTTCCAATGGTTGGTTTGTTTATTTTTAAGCAACCATATTTTCATCTGATCCACTTCATTCCCATCAGTAGACGCTTCGGAAAACAATTCGATCAACAATGCGTGACGCTCAATAGGAAGCTGGTGCCAATAGAAACCATTGCCTTCATTCCAGTACATGCCCAATTCATCGTTTTTAAATGATTTTTCTCGAAGCGACTTTATAATGTTTGAAACCGAATTGTCATCATTTCTATGCAATATAAGGCCAATCATAGCCTGAATATATAGACTTCTTTTGGTCCAGTACTTTTTGGCCTGTCCAAAATAATAATCTCGGGCTTCTGAAGTACCTGGACTAACCTTCACGTGAGGGAAAAATGTTTTTACATACAGATAGTGCACCGATAACTCATCCAAATGGTCATCGTCGATATTGCCTTTAGTCCTTGCCATCTCTGCTTTGAGTTTGGTGTATCTTTCAGCAAGCATTACATCCATATACAGCAGCGCTGTGGATATGATGTTGTCCATTTCAGGGTTTTTGGAATCCAATACTCCAAGAAATCTTAGATGTCCTAGATTTTCCATGACGTTTTGAGTCGTATATATATCATCTCTGCCTCCGGGGAACCAAGGGAAGCCCCCGTTGGA
Proteins encoded in this region:
- a CDS encoding cytochrome c maturation protein CcmE, with protein sequence MNKNIIIALAFIVLGIIVFTSVSKDVSTYASFSIAAKSGQSSKIVGQLAKDKPMVYDPQNKPNEFSFFMKDSEGQLKQVVLNKPKPQDFEMSEQIVVTGKMKDDVFEAHEILMKCPSKYKDEEIAIKGQ
- the ccsA gene encoding cytochrome c biogenesis protein CcsA: MNEVQYIGEHLWVGKLGHFLIILSFTSALLSAIAYFSGVKNTHHQNSWDKIGRYAFITHGVSLFVLMGTIFYAMYHHMYEYSYVFDHVSEDLPLKYILSAFWEGQEGSFMLWMFWHVILGFLLIRFAGKLEGPVLFTIALAEAILMSMLLGIQIPWGDEAIKIGSNPTTLLRHMNDAPIFANADYLSLIKGRGMNPLLQNYWMTIHPPTVFLGFASTIVPFAFAFAGLWTKDHKEWLKPALPWALFSAGIHGTGLLMGSLWAYVALSFGGYWAWDPVENASLVPWITLIAGIHVHLINKNTGYAGRSVYFFYIITFILILYSTFLTRSGVLGDTSAHAFTEMGLEWQLIGIMAVFAIPGFTLLLTNYKKIKNPENEEELSSREFWMFIGSLVLLFSAILISSSTSLPVFNKIMTYFNPAYEGKVIKDAIGHYNKYQMWIGVFVAVLSSIAMFLRYNANNWANIEKRVFTRLVIIAGISAILTWMITLWIKLYSWQYFVLCFSGLFAIIANADYIINVVKGNLKLAWSGIAHFGFGMMLIGILASGLNQKFISSNPFVFKGMFADEDLEKYVQLIKGRPLFSQGYFMTYVSDTLIGRERKYTINFKKLNDSLEIIDEINLYPNAQYSNDFSKVAAFNPSTKHYLHKDIFTCVVGLPPSLQSSEEAKKIEDSLKFVLHTIPLRDTIQLKGYSIKAESITFSPDQDEYKKHRHDAGIAVNLRIHDQETDSMYVGQAALGMDGALMYNYPASFPEAGIKIKLNEKMFDNGFTSDDLLNYKEYTIKSGGAIQTNGYTISLNGFDKNPQHPNYQPEEKDIAIAAILSIQGQDYISEARPLYVIKKNVPMSIKHYDNQSGLHIRFSNINPAAEEFTFKIAKDNRSVSNAILDIATDVPRTDYLILQATIFPGINLFWAGSIFMMIGLFMAAWYRFKQKTL